In the Pseudochaenichthys georgianus chromosome 1, fPseGeo1.2, whole genome shotgun sequence genome, one interval contains:
- the ubl5 gene encoding ubiquitin-like protein 5 produces MIEVVCNDRLGKKVRVKCNSEDTIGDLKKLIAAQTGTRFDKIVLKKWYTIFKDHVTLGDYEIHDGMNLELYYQ; encoded by the exons ATGATTGAGGTGGTTTGCAACGATCGACTGGGCAAAAAAGTCCGGGTTAAATGCAA CTCTGAAGATACGATTGGAGATCTGAAGAAGCTCATTGCCGCCCAGACAGGAACACGATTTGACAAAATTGTTTTAAAGAAATG GTATACCATATTCAAGGACCACGTAACCCTGGGAGACT ATGAAATCCACGATGGGATGAACCTGGAGCTGTACTACCAGTAG